The following is a genomic window from Thiomicrorhabdus sp..
TGGTAACGGTGCTAATGTTTATCTGGGGTCGGCAGAACTGGCGGCGGTTTGTGCAGCCAAGGGTGCAATCCCTTCGGTAAGCGAATATCTGGAAGCGGTTGGTATGCTGAATACCATGGCTGACGATATTTATCGCTATCTGCAATTTGATGAAATGGCGGATTATGACGTGGAATCTCCAAAGAAACTTGCGGACATCGGTGTGGCCGTAGCGTAATATTCGCGTTAATACTTAATATTGATTCGAGTTTAAAAACCGTCTGTAATCATAGGGTTACAGGCGGTTTTTTGTTTTTTGTCTCAAGATATGTCTGCGAGGTCGATAGCTTAGATAGAACTTGATTTTTAGCCTGAACCGAATTGGCGCTTATGTTTATAATAGGCGTTGTTCAACCATTTAAAAAGGAAGGATATGAAGCTTCTTAAGTTATCGGCTCTATCGCTGGCGATTTTGTCATTAACGGCCTGTGAATCATTCGATGCGTTTGATGATTTGGGGGATGATAAAGGAGAAGAGGTAACGCCTAAATACTCAAATGTATCTTCTGCGGCAGACATTGATTTATTGATTGAGCGTGCCAAGGCGGAAGAGCGTGCGCGAGTGGAAGCTGAATATGCTCGTCAGAAAGAGCAACAGGAAGTGTTTGCCCGATTGAAGCGCCAGCAGGGAATTGATGCGGACAAGCCACCGTATGCCGAACCGGGTAAATGCTATGCCAAGATGGAGGTTCCGGCGTATTACCAGACGGTAACGAAACAGGTTCCGTTAAATCTGAATTTGAATACGCAGGCTGAACCGAAATATGAACAGCGGAAAATTTTGATTGCCCCTGAGCAGAAACTGGTTGATAAGGTTATTCCTGCCGAGTACAAGACAACGAAAGAAAAGGTTCTGGTTAGTCCAGAGAGAAAGCAGATCAATGTTATTCCCGCAGAATACAAAGAGGTTGAAGAATTTGTGATTGTGCGTCCCGCTCGGGAAATCTGGGTTGACGGTCCGGGCAAGAATCAGCAGATTGATCCCGCTACCGGCCAGCTGAGACATAAAAAAATTGCTGCTGCGGAATACAAAAAGGTCAAGCGGCGGGTATTGCTCAGTCCGGAACGTAAAGAGGTAAAGGTGATCCCTGCGGTGTATAAAACCGTCGAGAAAAAAGTCAAAGTGAAAGACGAGCAGACGATCTATAAACAGATTCCTGCGAAGTACGAGACGGTGAAAGTTGAGAAAAAACAGCCGGTTATTGCGGATTTGACTCCGAAATATAAGACGGTGGTTACTAAAGAGAAAATTTCCGACGAACATCTGGAATGGCGCGAGCTGGTCTGCAAAGAGGATTTGACTCCGGCACTGGTTGAAAAAATGCAGAGAGCTTTGGCCGAAAAAGGTTATTTGAAGCCGAGTCCGCCAAACGATTTGGAAGTGGTTGATGGTATTTGGGGGCCGAACACTTTGAAATCGCTTGAAAAGTATCAGCAGGATCAAGGCTTGCCATCGGGTAAAGTCACGACCGAATCCTTAAAACAACTCGGTGTTTTTTAATGTTTGCGTCTGTACCGGTTTCAGTGTTCAGACGGATGAATTGAGGGGTTTATTCAGATCGTTCATTTGTTTAAACTGACTGAAATCCAGATTAAAACTCAAAAAAAAGCCCGGAATTTTCCGGGCTTTTTATTTGTCAATCGCCATGCTTGTGCAAGAAGGCGATTGGCACTGCTTGGAACAGGTAAATGTTTAATGCATTCCGCTAAGATAAAGAGATAGTTTGCTCGCGGTTTCCGAGCTGATATCGCCCATTAACTGTTCAATAATGCTCTTGTCTCCTTCATAGTATCTGAGCTTCTCAACGCCGACAATGTCGCGTGTGACCTTACCCAGATCGCCCAATCCGTCAATCAGGCCGTTGTCGACGGCTTCGTCTCCCAGCCAGACCAGACCTGTGTAGGTGTTTTCGTTTTCTTTAATGCGATCTCCGCGCCCGGCACGAACTGCAGCAATGAATTGCTGATGAGTTTTTTCCAGGATATTTTTCTTAAAGAATGCGCGCCCACTTTCGTCTTTCGGGCTGAAAGGGTCGATAAATGTCTTGTGTTCACCCGCGTGCATGGAACGGTTTTCGATGCCGACTTTATCCATCAGTTCGGTGAAACCGAAGGCGTCCATACGTACGCCGATAGAGCCGACAATCGAGCCTTTGTTGGCAAAAATTTTATCGGCGGCTACGGCGATGTAATAGCAACCAGAGGCGCACATGTCTTCAACCACTACATAAACCGGTTTGGCATACAGTTTTTTCAGGCGGGTAATTTCGTCATTGATGATTGCCGATTGAACCGGACTGCCACCAGGGGAATTCGCCTTGATAATGACCGCCTTGCTATTCGGGTTGCTGAAGGCGTCTTTTAGAAGGGGGTTAATGGCTTCGGCACTGATTTTGGTGCCGGGCATAATAGGCCCTTCAAGACGAACAACGGCAGCATGCGGCTCGTTTTGCGTTTGATCCTGCATGGTGCTCTGCGTATCCAGATTCTTCACTGCCAGAGAGATCAGGAACAGAATGTAAAGTGCAATCGCCAGTTTCAAAAAGTTTGCGAAACGTCGAGTCCAGCGCTCTTGCTTTACCAGTGATTCGACGGCAATGGCCAATCTTTGAAAACCGTTTTGCGGGTTTGAGGCTTCATCTGAAGCGGCGCGCTTTTCGGTTTGCTGCTCTGTTTGCATATAGAATCCTTTATAATGCCCAAATAAAAGTTGATTCAGCATTGTAACTCTAAGCCAGATAAGACCCAAATATTTATGAGCGATACGATCCCAGAAGAAGAATTCGGGAAAAAAAACAAACCGGTTTTAACAATGGACTCGGCTGCGATCGAGGGATTTGATATTGAGGCATTTTTAAAACAGCTGACCCAGCGGCCGGGCGTCTATCGAATGTTGGACAGCGATGGTGAAATTCTATACGTAGGGAAAGCAAAAAATCTTAAGAAGCGGGTTTCAAGTTATTTCAAAAAACGCCATGATGAAATCAAGACCGCTTCAATGGTCGCGCAGATTTGCGCCATTGAAGTAACGGTCACCGAGACGGAAAGCGAAGCTTTTATCCTCGAAAACACTTTAATAAAGCGCCATAAGCCCAAGTATAATATTCTATTCCGAGATGATAAGTCTTATCCGTATATTTATGTCTCGACCGCAAAACGTTATCCTTCACTTGGCTATCATCGTGGTGCCAAGCGCCGACCTGGAGAGTATTTCGGGCCTTTTCCAAATGCTTCAGCCGTGCATCAAACTTTGCAGGCGTTACAGAAAATTTTTCCGGTTCGTCAATGTGCCGAAAGTGTTTTTAATCACAGAACCAGACCGTGTTTACAGTATCAGATCAAGCGTTGTTCCGGACCATGTGTTGCTGGTTTGGTGAGTGATGAAGAATACCAGCGCGATGTCAGGCATACCCTGATGTTTTTACAGGGAAAAAATTTTGAAGTCATTGACGAGCTTGGCAATCAGATGCAACAGGCCGCGGCAGATTGGGAGTATGAAGCCGCGGCTCGTTATCGAGATAAAATTTCTGCATTGCGTACGATCCAAAGCCAACATCTGATCAATCAGCCGGGCAGCAAAGATCTGGACGTTGTTGCAGTACGTGAGGAAGGGAATCACTGGGGATTATGCTTAATGATGTATCGCGGCGGTAACCTCTGGGGAAGTGAACTTTTTTACCCTAGATGGAACGCGCAATCGACGACGGCTGATGTATTGA
Proteins encoded in this region:
- a CDS encoding peptidoglycan-binding domain-containing protein; protein product: MKLLKLSALSLAILSLTACESFDAFDDLGDDKGEEVTPKYSNVSSAADIDLLIERAKAEERARVEAEYARQKEQQEVFARLKRQQGIDADKPPYAEPGKCYAKMEVPAYYQTVTKQVPLNLNLNTQAEPKYEQRKILIAPEQKLVDKVIPAEYKTTKEKVLVSPERKQINVIPAEYKEVEEFVIVRPAREIWVDGPGKNQQIDPATGQLRHKKIAAAEYKKVKRRVLLSPERKEVKVIPAVYKTVEKKVKVKDEQTIYKQIPAKYETVKVEKKQPVIADLTPKYKTVVTKEKISDEHLEWRELVCKEDLTPALVEKMQRALAEKGYLKPSPPNDLEVVDGIWGPNTLKSLEKYQQDQGLPSGKVTTESLKQLGVF
- a CDS encoding S49 family peptidase; the encoded protein is MQTEQQTEKRAASDEASNPQNGFQRLAIAVESLVKQERWTRRFANFLKLAIALYILFLISLAVKNLDTQSTMQDQTQNEPHAAVVRLEGPIMPGTKISAEAINPLLKDAFSNPNSKAVIIKANSPGGSPVQSAIINDEITRLKKLYAKPVYVVVEDMCASGCYYIAVAADKIFANKGSIVGSIGVRMDAFGFTELMDKVGIENRSMHAGEHKTFIDPFSPKDESGRAFFKKNILEKTHQQFIAAVRAGRGDRIKENENTYTGLVWLGDEAVDNGLIDGLGDLGKVTRDIVGVEKLRYYEGDKSIIEQLMGDISSETASKLSLYLSGMH